In the genome of Deltaproteobacteria bacterium, the window TCATCGGCGGGGTGTTCGGAAGCAGCATGAAGATCAACATGATCGGGCTGGCCATTGTTTGGTGGCCCTGGTATTCGCGGCTCCTGAGGGCTCAGGTCTTGGTCACCCGGGAGCAACTCTACGTGTTGGCGGCCAAATCGATGGGCGTCAGAGACGGGGTCATCATCCTCCGGCATGTAATATCGAACAGCATAAGCCCGGTCCTGGTCCAGGCTTCCCTGGACCTCGGCTACGCGATTCTGGCGTCGGCCTCGCTCAGTTTCATCGGCATTGGTGCCAGACCCCCTAGGGCTGAGTGGGGGTTCATGATCAGCGAGGCGAGGCCCTATTTCTTGAACTTCTGGTGGACCACGACCTTTCCCGGACTCGCCATCTTCTTATCCGTTTTTGCCTTTAACCTGCTTGGGGACGGCCTGAGGGAGGTTCTGGACCCCAAGGTACGCCAGTGAAATGCCGATGGGTACGGACAGGATTCTTCTGGAAATCAGGAACCTCGGGGTCGAGTTTTCCATGTACAAGAGCACGGTAAAGGCGATCCAGGGGATCGATCTCACTATGCAGAAGGAGGAGACCCTGGGACTCGTGGGCGAATCCGGTTGTGGGAAATCCGTGACCGCCCTATCGATCGTGAGGCTCATCCCCTATCCGGCCGGCAGAATCGTCTCGGGCGAGATATGGTTCGAGGGAGAAAATCTCCTGAACAAAAGTGAGAGGGAGATGCAGGAAATCCGGGGCAAGACTATTTCCATGATTTTTCAGGACCCCATGACCTCGCTCAACCCGGTCTTTACAGTGGGAGACCAGATAGAAACGGTTATCCGGCTCCACCAGAAAGTCTCAAAGTCCGAGGCTCTGGATCGGGCTGTGGAGATGTTCTCCATGGTGGGATTGTCAGACCCCCTCGCCGCTCTCGGCAAATACCCCCATGAGCTGAGCGGCGGGATGTGCCAGAGGGCCATGATCGCCATGGCCCTTTCCTGCAGGCCGAGTCTCCTCATAGCCGACGAACCGACAACGGCCCTCGATGTGACGGTTCAGGCACAGATACTCCACCTCATGCGAGATCTGAAGACCGAGGTCAGAACCTCCATCCTCTTGATCACCCACGACCTGGGGGTGATCGCCAAGATGTGCGAGAACGTCGCGGTAATGTATGCTGGCAGAATCGTAGAGTACGGAAGCCTGCGTCAGATTTTCAAGGACCCAAGACACCCCTATACCAGGGGACTCCTGGCCTCGACCCCGAAGCTGGGAGAGGCCAGGGATCGTCTGGAAACA includes:
- a CDS encoding ABC transporter ATP-binding protein, translated to MGTDRILLEIRNLGVEFSMYKSTVKAIQGIDLTMQKEETLGLVGESGCGKSVTALSIVRLIPYPAGRIVSGEIWFEGENLLNKSEREMQEIRGKTISMIFQDPMTSLNPVFTVGDQIETVIRLHQKVSKSEALDRAVEMFSMVGLSDPLAALGKYPHELSGGMCQRAMIAMALSCRPSLLIADEPTTALDVTVQAQILHLMRDLKTEVRTSILLITHDLGVIAKMCENVAVMYAGRIVEYGSLRQIFKDPRHPYTRGLLASTPKLGEARDRLETIEGYVPNLADPPPGCLFNPRCSQASDICRAEVPGTVEIDGGHLVSCHLWQG
- a CDS encoding ABC transporter permease, whose product is MQTTFAKPPSPWERKKERTGYYLYLIRGNRLLMLGLGIGALLVFVALLAPWVAPFPGDASGDIHMHSKLLPPSPRHLMGTDHLGRDIFSRVLYGSRYSLSIGLGIVLIALLIGIPLGLVAGYFGGRMDEILMRICDGFLSFPTLLLPIVIGGVFGSSMKINMIGLAIVWWPWYSRLLRAQVLVTREQLYVLAAKSMGVRDGVIILRHVISNSISPVLVQASLDLGYAILASASLSFIGIGARPPRAEWGFMISEARPYFLNFWWTTTFPGLAIFLSVFAFNLLGDGLREVLDPKVRQ